In Verrucomicrobiia bacterium, one genomic interval encodes:
- a CDS encoding MlaD family protein, with protein MALQDLTPQLRTRLSRMERAVGWFVIIATALLVFGFGYYIYNIAARKGWFTPKFQYQTGLNNAAGLKEGNSVMLMGKSVGEITRIVPNAPDDYYGMTVYFQVLKPDYGYIWDDSRVKVSSDFLGNRFLEITKGASGVPTIDENTNRVAVAMLRSDLIRSARAEKAVQLRSANPDMARTNAAGFEWLVGYELKQVVAANRARFYTNLESVYWLDPDESPALNERLEAVANQVEEALPNILNLTNQLAAVLSNSAVLMSHLSDVAVAARPAVSNLALITANLDKPGSLGEWLLPTNINQQLDSVLGEAGSTLNSANTNVAMLAHSLNETLISLAGITSNLNTQVQQNTNIVSQISKAIVDADNLVQGLKRHWLLRSAFKEENAEGREEEEREKGSRRPILSPRDAAR; from the coding sequence ATGGCCCTACAGGATCTGACACCGCAGCTTCGGACCCGACTCAGCCGGATGGAACGCGCGGTTGGGTGGTTTGTGATCATAGCCACCGCGCTCCTCGTCTTCGGCTTCGGCTATTACATCTATAACATTGCCGCGCGCAAAGGCTGGTTCACGCCCAAGTTCCAGTATCAAACCGGTCTGAACAACGCCGCCGGTTTGAAGGAGGGCAACAGCGTGATGCTCATGGGAAAATCCGTTGGCGAAATCACCCGCATCGTGCCGAATGCGCCCGATGATTACTATGGCATGACGGTCTACTTCCAGGTGTTGAAGCCTGACTACGGTTACATCTGGGACGATTCGCGCGTGAAGGTGTCGTCGGATTTTCTGGGAAATCGTTTCCTGGAAATCACCAAGGGCGCATCGGGTGTGCCCACGATCGATGAGAACACCAACCGAGTGGCGGTGGCGATGCTGCGATCTGACTTGATCCGCAGTGCGCGCGCGGAGAAGGCGGTTCAATTGCGAAGCGCGAACCCGGATATGGCACGCACGAATGCTGCGGGATTCGAATGGCTGGTTGGATACGAATTAAAACAGGTTGTCGCGGCAAATCGCGCACGCTTTTACACCAACCTGGAATCTGTGTACTGGCTTGACCCTGACGAATCGCCTGCGTTGAACGAGCGGCTGGAGGCCGTTGCGAACCAGGTGGAGGAGGCATTGCCCAACATTTTGAATCTGACGAACCAGCTCGCCGCGGTGCTCTCCAATTCCGCGGTTTTGATGTCGCATCTGAGCGACGTTGCCGTGGCGGCGCGACCGGCGGTGAGCAACCTCGCGCTGATCACGGCGAATCTCGACAAGCCTGGCTCGCTTGGCGAATGGCTTCTGCCGACGAATATCAACCAGCAACTGGACAGCGTGCTTGGCGAGGCGGGTTCGACTTTAAACAGCGCGAACACGAATGTGGCGATGCTGGCGCACAGCCTGAACGAGACGCTGATCAGCTTGGCTGGCATCACGAGCAATCTCAACACGCAGGTCCAGCAAAACACGAACATCGTGAGCCAGATTTCCAAGGCCATCGTGGATGCCGACAATCTTGTGCAGGGATTGAAGCGGCATTGGCTGTTGCGATCGGCGTTCAAGGAAGAGAACGCGGAGGGCAGGGAAGAAGAGGAGCGGGAGAAAGGTTCGCGGCGGCCGATTCTCTCCCCGCGGGATGCCGCGCGCTGA
- a CDS encoding ABC transporter permease → MQKGNASTFDSPQVRFISRMPLPRSYSNFLGRKLFRFLLTIQGLGAFTLITLGVLLTKMGVARKLIRPLIVFQISRSGVRLLPMFLFLAGATGLVVIGQTVSWATRFGAINYLGTIMVIVVVRELGPLIAALLILSRVGAANVIELGTARATGEVEALEALGIDPIHYFVVPRVIGMAVGLFALTVYLILGTLASGYLWAFLQDVPLRPGDYFRQLAGALSGLDFALLALKTLLFGFIIALVTCYHGLAQPLRLEEVSFATVRAVAQSVIACVLLDAVFILIYLVVA, encoded by the coding sequence GTGCAGAAGGGCAACGCCAGCACGTTTGATTCACCGCAGGTGCGCTTCATCTCGCGCATGCCGCTGCCCCGTTCCTACTCGAACTTTCTCGGCCGGAAATTATTTCGATTCCTGCTCACGATCCAGGGACTGGGCGCCTTCACCCTGATCACGCTTGGCGTGTTGCTTACCAAAATGGGGGTCGCTCGCAAATTGATCCGCCCGCTCATCGTCTTTCAAATCTCGCGGTCCGGAGTTCGGCTGCTTCCCATGTTCCTGTTTCTCGCGGGCGCGACTGGCCTTGTTGTGATTGGACAGACCGTCTCGTGGGCAACACGGTTTGGGGCAATCAATTATCTCGGAACCATCATGGTGATTGTTGTGGTGCGGGAATTGGGGCCCTTGATCGCGGCGTTGCTCATTCTTTCACGCGTCGGCGCTGCAAACGTGATCGAACTCGGCACCGCCCGCGCCACGGGTGAAGTCGAGGCGCTGGAAGCCTTGGGGATTGATCCGATTCATTATTTTGTCGTGCCGCGAGTGATCGGAATGGCAGTCGGGTTGTTTGCGCTGACCGTCTATCTCATTCTGGGAACTCTTGCGAGCGGTTACCTTTGGGCGTTTCTGCAGGACGTGCCGCTTCGGCCCGGCGATTATTTTCGGCAACTGGCCGGCGCCCTGTCGGGACTCGACTTCGCGTTGCTTGCGCTCAAGACCTTGTTGTTTGGATTCATCATTGCATTGGTCACCTGCTATCACGGGCTGGCCCAGCCTCTGCGGCTGGAGGAGGTTTCGTTTGCGACAGTGCGCGCCGTGGCGCAAAGCGTGATTGCCTGTGTGCTTCTGGATGCCGTGTTCATCCTGATTTATCTCGTCGTCGCATGA
- a CDS encoding LamG domain-containing protein — translation MRNINNIPRISDMKIPIVCLSVLASACISKAATASVTVPATAGFVNSSLTVSAGDCVSITSTGSWKWGASSPSVGPNGAFYALDIPNTPMQNGMNGQLIGVIGTPGSDPYFAVGSSAYFRAVSSGDLLLGINDFVLNDNSGTVTSQVNVVSCYTAPSNIVAFWKGEDNAMDSVGGNNGAPLNISYSDGIVERAFRFSGTNSGIVVPPSKRLDVGTTTGFTIEGWIAPTAVANLNQWLFGWREGSDTYGACVKLSQAPSAGQGAGSICINIIDVNGTPHVLSTSPLIVDYAFHHLAVTYDSSGTGLAKIYVNGTLAAQSSFGSFTPQTSYPFVFGSAAANGNYGESDYRGYMDEVALYSRALSSNEIYGIFSAGCAGKCPPQLSAVSSLTNLVSLWKAEFNAEDSVGSNDGTATAISYVPGEVGESFWFTHTNIASGVIAPASSTLNVGLSSGFTIEAWVHPVDLDSANQWLFGWRYGSNTYGSMVKLSQDPEAGQGSGSICANIIDVYGNPYILSSGPIVLENAFQHIAVTYDSSGGVARIFRNGLVVAEESIGTIMPQTSYPFVIGVVASGGSYGEHGFAGRMDEVSLYNRALTVSEVQGVFNAGTAGKQLP, via the coding sequence TTGAGGAACATCAACAACATCCCAAGAATCAGCGACATGAAAATACCTATTGTTTGTTTAAGCGTGTTGGCGTCTGCGTGCATCAGTAAAGCGGCAACGGCTTCAGTGACCGTTCCAGCGACGGCCGGGTTTGTGAATTCGAGTCTGACGGTTTCGGCGGGAGATTGTGTCAGTATAACATCAACCGGTAGTTGGAAATGGGGAGCATCCTCGCCATCAGTCGGTCCAAACGGCGCCTTTTATGCACTCGATATTCCGAACACACCCATGCAGAACGGCATGAACGGGCAGCTCATCGGAGTGATCGGCACACCGGGATCAGATCCATATTTTGCTGTCGGGAGTTCGGCTTATTTTCGGGCGGTGAGTTCCGGCGATCTGCTGCTCGGCATCAACGACTTTGTCCTAAACGACAACTCTGGAACAGTCACATCTCAGGTTAACGTGGTGTCGTGCTACACAGCGCCGTCAAATATCGTGGCGTTCTGGAAAGGAGAGGACAATGCCATGGACAGCGTGGGAGGCAACAATGGAGCGCCCTTAAACATTTCGTATTCCGATGGCATCGTTGAACGGGCATTTCGGTTTAGTGGCACGAATAGCGGAATCGTAGTGCCACCGTCAAAGCGTCTCGACGTAGGGACCACCACTGGGTTCACGATCGAAGGATGGATTGCGCCTACCGCCGTTGCCAATCTTAACCAATGGTTATTCGGCTGGCGCGAGGGCAGTGACACGTACGGCGCTTGTGTCAAACTCTCGCAAGCACCCTCAGCCGGCCAAGGCGCGGGATCGATCTGCATCAACATCATCGATGTCAACGGGACGCCTCATGTTCTTTCAACATCACCCCTGATTGTTGATTACGCTTTCCATCACTTGGCCGTTACCTATGACTCCAGCGGTACCGGTCTTGCGAAAATTTATGTAAACGGAACTCTGGCGGCTCAATCGTCCTTCGGTTCCTTCACACCGCAGACTTCGTATCCGTTTGTTTTCGGGTCAGCCGCTGCGAATGGGAATTACGGCGAGAGTGATTACAGAGGCTACATGGACGAAGTCGCGCTATACAGTAGAGCGCTCAGTTCAAACGAAATATACGGAATTTTTTCAGCCGGTTGTGCTGGCAAGTGCCCGCCGCAGCTGAGCGCTGTTTCCTCTCTGACCAACCTGGTTTCACTATGGAAAGCAGAATTCAATGCAGAAGATAGTGTCGGCTCCAACGACGGGACTGCAACCGCGATCTCGTACGTACCTGGGGAAGTGGGCGAAAGCTTTTGGTTCACGCACACGAATATCGCATCAGGTGTAATTGCGCCGGCTTCGTCGACTTTGAATGTTGGTTTATCCAGTGGATTCACCATTGAAGCATGGGTGCATCCAGTAGATCTGGACTCCGCTAACCAGTGGCTGTTCGGCTGGCGCTATGGCAGCAACACATACGGTTCCATGGTTAAGCTGTCGCAAGATCCCGAGGCTGGACAGGGAAGTGGCTCGATTTGCGCGAACATTATCGATGTATACGGTAATCCATATATCCTCTCCTCTGGACCGATTGTTCTAGAAAACGCGTTTCAACACATTGCGGTTACCTATGATTCCAGCGGAGGAGTGGCACGAATTTTCCGCAACGGCCTCGTCGTCGCCGAAGAATCAATCGGAACGATCATGCCACAGACGTCGTATCCGTTTGTCATTGGGGTCGTCGCGAGCGGCGGATCTTATGGCGAGCATGGGTTCGCTGGAAGGATGGACGAAGTCTCGCTCTACAATCGGGCGTTGACGGTCTCCGAAGTCCAGGGGGTATTTAACGCCGGCACGGCGGGTAAACAACTGCCGTAA
- a CDS encoding LamG-like jellyroll fold domain-containing protein, protein MHFRNDDGQWEEAQEKIEILPNSAGAVANKGQHKVIWPADASGIIEMSLPGEKGWLRSQVIGLAYHDSDSGQHALIAEVKSSTGEIHGDNVIVYPECFAGDGFTASLRYTYKLAEFEQDVVLHQQPPPPADYGMNPATTKLQVLTEFLDPPQPVRTADFFTSHSGKLIRDESLGFGAMTMGRGKAFSTDRDSKEIPVTKQWLTIDGRDVLVEEVHVMDLHEDLEALPEADNAMNSTVRPRRRTASLQQILPVRRLARNPLGEIKMASVSKPMRGLVLDYVTVNTSQTDYIFDSYNTFYISGNVSLWGTNTTFEGGTVIKYASNASLLVNTPITWLGRNYGPVLMISKDDNRAGENLPGASGNPGNGQYARTALHLNAGVSASDYELWNLRIANAQTAVAINGGSTHTFGNVQVLNSGVGFAVTNTTIKVQNALLVRVLTNFTGNGAVGHVEHLTSHTASWLNHNLGTNFFVTNSLLIAVTNTAPFAHEAVSVHSSSDGIFHTVGAADHYLPSGSTNRNSGVTAITPRLSAELRRKTTFPPTVFSNEIFSVESTFGPIVERELDIPDRGFHYDALDYVFGGVTANTNITFAPGTAVGWFELPGSSGPGYGISIPNGVTASLVGTADSPCILARYSTVQEGVNNTWNEKGWLAGIRGTGSMQTHNPSRIVATFLRSYLLAAGPCHFRDYNNMLRVTANHCEFYVGNQGGYNTQSAYTNTLFDRIYLVNNTGLSAASFVLRNCTHYGGWVDFGHSEPSAPYWYSSIKDCTFDRTLFSIGNPSGGNPLYITNSHNAYVFGAATAVPTGGRNVTNSTHNWQVGPFGRFYLPAHSPLIDAGSVGAGNVGLHDFTTQVPFDSPEGSTPVDIGYHNPSPNRCLQAGDVIDPGTLNYMTTNICTGGSPTLPVMSSAAVFSPALVRDWINYAYNLQHFETNTVSYVSGNLVFTPALPATFTQAGDHHFNVTVTATASGTGCSNLIANLGLFVVRVWGTNHSDYDGICDCQEALDITDPQNSDSVKPVALGHWGFNNTNTWVGAQGQLPLQTNDLRGVFSWNSNAVRILNTGSSLVYRDQDTDNCNANLVLRKGSIRFWFKPLWTSLNAGGTGPQTESRLLEVGSKGTTNGWFAIGLHPTGTNLWFATQTNTAGTLITNVSTSVQWTSNLWQQVVLTYSSNGTALYINGNLAAVGSGVTAHPGLAARALGFSLGSSRSAGLQAKGVFDNLQTFNYCLDPETIGADFHFDISLDSDGDGWPDLIEDFLGSSPHLAGSMPASITIDSPANGSTVSR, encoded by the coding sequence ATGCATTTTCGGAATGATGACGGCCAGTGGGAGGAAGCCCAGGAGAAAATCGAGATCCTGCCGAATTCAGCTGGGGCAGTTGCGAATAAAGGACAGCACAAGGTGATCTGGCCGGCTGACGCCTCTGGAATTATCGAGATGAGTTTGCCCGGAGAAAAAGGTTGGTTACGCTCCCAGGTGATTGGTCTTGCATATCATGATTCTGACAGCGGGCAGCATGCGCTCATTGCGGAGGTGAAGAGCAGCACCGGGGAGATACATGGTGACAATGTTATTGTTTATCCCGAATGCTTTGCTGGCGATGGGTTCACTGCGAGCCTGCGATACACTTATAAGTTGGCCGAGTTCGAACAGGATGTGGTTCTTCATCAGCAGCCGCCTCCTCCTGCGGACTACGGTATGAATCCCGCAACGACAAAGTTGCAGGTTTTGACCGAATTCCTGGATCCTCCGCAACCGGTCCGAACCGCGGATTTTTTCACGTCTCATTCAGGAAAACTCATACGCGACGAGAGTCTTGGATTCGGCGCGATGACGATGGGCCGCGGAAAAGCCTTTTCCACGGACCGCGACAGCAAAGAAATACCGGTCACCAAGCAGTGGCTAACGATCGATGGGCGGGATGTGCTCGTGGAGGAGGTGCACGTGATGGATTTGCACGAGGATCTGGAGGCACTGCCCGAAGCAGACAACGCCATGAACTCGACAGTTCGTCCACGTCGGCGAACGGCGTCGTTGCAGCAGATATTGCCCGTTCGGCGTCTTGCCAGAAATCCGCTTGGTGAAATCAAAATGGCCTCGGTTTCAAAGCCAATGCGCGGCCTGGTACTTGATTATGTAACCGTTAACACGAGTCAAACGGATTACATATTCGATTCCTACAACACATTCTACATAAGCGGCAACGTCAGCCTCTGGGGAACAAACACGACATTTGAAGGCGGCACTGTGATCAAGTACGCAAGCAACGCCTCCCTTCTGGTTAATACTCCCATAACATGGCTGGGGCGCAATTACGGGCCAGTGCTAATGATATCAAAGGATGACAATCGCGCGGGTGAGAATTTACCTGGCGCTTCCGGCAATCCAGGAAACGGCCAGTACGCCAGGACCGCATTGCACTTGAATGCCGGCGTTTCCGCAAGCGATTATGAATTGTGGAACCTGCGGATCGCAAACGCGCAAACCGCGGTGGCAATCAACGGCGGTTCAACGCATACATTCGGCAACGTCCAGGTGCTCAATAGCGGTGTGGGATTCGCCGTGACGAATACAACAATTAAAGTTCAAAACGCCCTGCTTGTCCGTGTCCTTACCAACTTCACCGGCAACGGCGCTGTGGGTCATGTTGAGCACCTTACATCTCACACGGCATCTTGGTTGAACCACAACCTGGGCACAAACTTTTTCGTGACGAACAGCTTGTTGATCGCCGTTACCAACACCGCTCCATTCGCGCACGAGGCTGTGAGTGTTCATTCCAGCAGCGACGGAATTTTTCACACTGTTGGGGCCGCAGATCATTATCTCCCTTCCGGAAGCACGAATCGCAACTCCGGTGTCACGGCGATCACGCCGAGGCTTTCGGCGGAACTAAGACGAAAAACCACTTTCCCGCCAACGGTGTTCTCAAACGAGATATTTTCTGTCGAAAGCACCTTTGGCCCTATCGTCGAAAGGGAGTTGGACATTCCAGATCGGGGGTTCCATTACGATGCCTTGGATTATGTGTTTGGGGGCGTGACTGCGAACACAAACATCACGTTCGCTCCCGGGACTGCTGTAGGATGGTTCGAACTGCCGGGATCAAGCGGCCCTGGCTATGGCATATCGATCCCGAATGGAGTCACAGCGAGTCTGGTTGGGACCGCTGATTCGCCCTGCATCCTGGCGCGCTATTCAACAGTCCAGGAAGGGGTAAACAACACGTGGAATGAGAAAGGATGGCTTGCCGGAATCCGCGGAACGGGTTCCATGCAAACGCATAATCCGTCACGCATTGTCGCAACGTTCCTCCGGAGTTATTTGCTGGCTGCGGGGCCATGCCACTTTCGCGACTACAACAACATGCTTCGGGTTACGGCAAACCACTGCGAGTTCTACGTTGGCAATCAGGGGGGTTACAATACCCAGAGCGCATACACCAATACACTGTTCGATCGGATTTATCTGGTCAACAACACTGGGTTGTCCGCCGCGAGCTTTGTGTTACGCAACTGCACTCACTATGGTGGATGGGTTGACTTCGGCCACTCCGAGCCGTCAGCGCCTTACTGGTATTCCAGCATCAAAGATTGCACATTCGACCGCACGCTCTTTTCCATTGGCAACCCTTCGGGAGGCAACCCGCTGTACATAACGAACAGCCACAATGCTTACGTTTTTGGCGCTGCCACAGCCGTCCCAACGGGCGGCAGAAACGTCACGAACTCAACGCACAACTGGCAGGTTGGACCATTTGGCCGCTTCTATCTTCCGGCCCATTCGCCATTGATCGATGCGGGGAGCGTCGGCGCAGGCAATGTTGGGCTGCACGATTTCACAACACAGGTCCCTTTCGATTCTCCTGAGGGAAGCACACCTGTAGACATCGGATATCACAACCCGTCTCCAAACAGGTGCCTGCAGGCCGGGGATGTGATCGACCCCGGCACTCTCAATTACATGACCACAAATATTTGCACTGGGGGAAGCCCGACACTACCAGTCATGAGTTCTGCAGCGGTGTTCAGCCCGGCCCTGGTCCGTGATTGGATAAACTACGCTTACAACCTTCAACATTTCGAGACCAATACTGTTTCTTATGTTTCCGGAAATCTGGTGTTCACGCCCGCATTGCCGGCAACATTCACTCAAGCCGGGGACCACCATTTTAATGTCACGGTGACGGCGACCGCGTCGGGGACGGGATGTTCAAACCTCATTGCAAATCTGGGGCTTTTTGTGGTCAGGGTGTGGGGCACAAATCACTCGGACTATGATGGGATCTGCGACTGCCAAGAAGCTCTGGATATCACCGATCCGCAGAATTCAGACAGCGTCAAGCCTGTGGCTTTAGGGCATTGGGGATTCAACAATACCAACACGTGGGTTGGTGCACAAGGCCAGTTACCGTTGCAAACGAATGATCTCCGGGGAGTTTTTAGCTGGAACAGCAATGCAGTCCGCATCCTGAACACCGGTTCGTCGCTGGTTTATCGAGATCAAGACACTGACAATTGCAATGCGAATTTGGTCCTTCGCAAAGGATCGATTCGATTCTGGTTTAAACCGCTTTGGACCAGCCTAAATGCGGGTGGAACTGGACCACAGACTGAATCGCGTCTGCTGGAAGTTGGCAGCAAGGGAACGACCAACGGGTGGTTCGCGATCGGATTGCATCCGACTGGAACAAACCTATGGTTCGCCACCCAGACCAACACCGCCGGAACTCTGATAACAAATGTATCCACGTCTGTGCAATGGACTTCGAACCTTTGGCAGCAGGTCGTTCTCACGTATTCCAGCAACGGAACGGCACTATATATTAATGGAAACCTTGCAGCGGTTGGGTCGGGCGTAACGGCTCACCCCGGGCTGGCCGCGCGGGCTCTCGGGTTCTCGCTTGGAAGCAGCCGATCTGCGGGCCTGCAGGCGAAGGGAGTGTTCGATAATCTTCAGACCTTCAACTATTGCCTGGACCCTGAAACCATAGGAGCCGATTTTCATTTCGATATCAGCCTCGATAGTGACGGTGACGGATGGCCTGACTTAATTGAGGATTTTCTGGGGTCAAGCCCGCACCTGGCTGGATCTATGCCAGCCTCGATCACGATCGATTCGCCTGCAAACGGTTCCACTGTATCTCGATAG
- a CDS encoding ATP-binding cassette domain-containing protein — protein sequence MNVSAATSVPVLEMRGVAVGALRDPDAVMISDVNWSVNRGEFWVVGGLQGSGKTDLALLAAGLMPPLSGTYRFNNEPMPMFDENRLAERLKLGLVFDGGQLLNHLTVSENIALPLRYHRDLSPAESRDEVRRLLDLMDLSAFADNTPGAIGRTWQQRVGLARTLILRPEVVIMDNPLGGLDLRHRSWWLNFLGELAAGPAWYGSTPMTLLVTTDDLRIWRNRGHQFAIIKDKRLEVLGAWSEVERSMDQQVREFMTSAQHSV from the coding sequence ATGAATGTTTCCGCCGCCACTTCAGTTCCAGTTCTTGAGATGCGCGGAGTCGCAGTGGGGGCGTTGCGCGATCCCGACGCGGTCATGATCAGCGATGTGAACTGGTCGGTGAACCGCGGGGAGTTCTGGGTGGTCGGCGGCCTGCAGGGTTCGGGAAAAACGGATCTCGCGCTCCTGGCTGCGGGTTTGATGCCGCCGCTTTCGGGAACGTATCGATTCAACAACGAGCCGATGCCCATGTTCGATGAAAACCGCCTCGCCGAACGGCTGAAACTCGGCTTGGTCTTCGATGGTGGACAGCTGCTGAACCACCTTACCGTTTCAGAAAATATCGCGCTGCCGCTGCGTTATCATCGCGATCTTTCGCCAGCGGAATCGCGCGACGAAGTGCGGCGGCTGTTGGACCTGATGGATCTTTCGGCATTTGCCGACAACACTCCCGGTGCAATTGGCCGAACCTGGCAACAGCGCGTGGGTCTCGCGCGGACACTCATTCTCCGGCCCGAGGTGGTGATCATGGACAACCCTTTGGGCGGCCTTGATCTGCGGCATCGGAGCTGGTGGTTGAACTTCCTCGGTGAACTTGCAGCGGGACCTGCATGGTACGGTTCCACGCCTATGACGCTGCTGGTAACGACCGATGACCTGCGGATCTGGCGCAACAGGGGGCATCAGTTTGCAATTATCAAGGACAAGCGGCTTGAGGTGCTCGGAGCGTGGAGTGAGGTGGAGCGTTCCATGGACCAGCAGGTGCGTGAATTCATGACATCGGCGCAGCATTCGGTTTGA
- a CDS encoding alpha-N-arabinofuranosidase has translation MTSRTFRSLVLFIAMAVASSGAPARAQNVSTNATSANANRIVLSTQGTNIINRNIYGHFAEHLGRCIYEGIWVGPDSPIPNTRGIRNDVANALRALKIPVLRWPGGCFADEYHWKDGIGPREKRPSMINTHWGGVVENNHFGTHEFMDLCEQIGAAPYVCGNVGSGTVQEMMEWVEYMTSSADSPMANLRRQNGRAEPWKLPFFGVGNESWGCGGNMTPDYYADLYRRYNTFVKNYDRANPVTRFACGANGGDTNWTEVVMRDVGRRMQGLSLHYYTVPRTWREKGSATRFDESEWHTTLRKALEMDDLVTRHGAIMDKYDPQKRIGMIVDEWGTWYDVEPGTNPGFLYQQNTLRDALVAAISLNIFNEHCDRVTMANIAQTVNVLQAMILTHKEKMVLTPTFHVFEMYSVHHDATLLPATISSRRYISQSQEVPQIHASASRDKAGRIHVTLANLNPNEAAEVACELAGLGGKKVSGRVLTAPAINSHNTFDNPHVVKPAPFNDCKVNDSGFTTTLPPKSVVVLSLH, from the coding sequence ATGACCTCCCGAACATTCCGTTCCCTGGTTCTGTTCATCGCCATGGCCGTGGCCTCTTCAGGCGCTCCCGCTCGGGCGCAGAATGTCTCGACGAATGCGACATCAGCCAACGCCAATCGCATCGTCCTGAGCACGCAGGGCACAAATATCATCAATCGCAACATTTACGGCCACTTCGCGGAACATCTGGGCCGCTGCATTTACGAAGGCATCTGGGTCGGGCCAGACAGTCCAATTCCCAACACGCGCGGCATTCGCAACGATGTTGCCAATGCTTTGCGTGCGCTGAAGATTCCCGTTCTGCGCTGGCCGGGCGGATGTTTTGCAGATGAGTATCATTGGAAGGATGGCATAGGGCCGCGGGAAAAACGGCCGTCCATGATCAATACGCATTGGGGAGGCGTGGTGGAGAATAATCACTTCGGAACGCACGAGTTCATGGACCTCTGCGAACAGATCGGTGCAGCACCTTATGTGTGTGGAAACGTCGGAAGCGGAACGGTCCAGGAAATGATGGAGTGGGTGGAGTATATGACGTCGAGTGCGGATTCCCCCATGGCCAACCTGCGGCGCCAGAATGGGCGCGCCGAACCGTGGAAGCTTCCGTTTTTTGGCGTCGGCAACGAAAGCTGGGGCTGCGGCGGCAATATGACCCCCGATTACTACGCGGATTTGTATCGCCGCTACAACACGTTCGTGAAGAACTATGATCGTGCGAATCCAGTGACCCGCTTTGCATGTGGCGCAAACGGGGGGGACACGAATTGGACAGAGGTGGTGATGCGTGATGTCGGCCGCCGCATGCAGGGGCTGTCTCTGCACTATTACACTGTTCCCCGCACCTGGCGCGAGAAAGGATCAGCAACGCGTTTTGATGAATCCGAGTGGCACACCACTTTGCGCAAGGCGCTTGAAATGGACGATCTCGTTACCCGCCACGGCGCGATCATGGACAAATATGATCCGCAGAAGCGCATCGGGATGATCGTCGACGAATGGGGAACGTGGTACGATGTGGAGCCAGGCACGAACCCGGGATTCCTGTATCAGCAGAATACGTTGCGTGATGCGTTGGTTGCCGCGATTTCGCTGAACATCTTCAACGAACATTGCGATCGCGTGACGATGGCAAACATCGCCCAAACGGTGAACGTGCTGCAAGCGATGATCCTGACCCACAAGGAAAAGATGGTGCTGACGCCAACGTTTCACGTGTTTGAAATGTACTCCGTTCACCATGATGCGACGTTGCTGCCCGCGACGATTTCGTCGAGGCGATACATCTCGCAATCGCAGGAAGTTCCACAAATCCACGCGTCGGCATCGAGGGATAAAGCGGGGAGAATTCATGTGACGCTTGCCAATTTGAATCCGAACGAGGCTGCAGAGGTCGCCTGTGAATTGGCGGGTTTGGGCGGCAAAAAGGTGAGTGGCCGGGTGTTGACGGCTCCTGCGATCAACTCACACAACACGTTCGACAATCCCCACGTGGTGAAGCCTGCGCCTTTCAACGATTGCAAGGTGAACGATTCGGGATTTACGACCACACTGCCGCCGAAGTCGGTGGTGGTTCTTTCGCTGCATTAA